From a region of the Bradyrhizobium sp. KBS0727 genome:
- a CDS encoding NAD(P)-dependent oxidoreductase, with amino-acid sequence MFEKVAVIGMGQMGSGMAGRLKESGLDVVGYDVNAEQRARLTKDGFAMASSIAEALSGRSIVLTSLPDPKAVTEAWLGAEGIVAHAAKGTLCIELSTIDPQTMRQAAEAAAARGIAVVDCPVSGSPNEARAGKLILIAGGDRADVTRAEPILKLLGNEWKYTGGVGTAKVVKIVNNMMSMGNVLVAAEAFALGVAAGVEPEKLYDVLSVSGGRSHHFTKRFPNAIKGDFSPGFKMELGEKDLALGVELGRMTRMPTPSASATREMYALALAEGFRGQDIVSLLAMYQNWAKPKN; translated from the coding sequence ATGTTTGAGAAGGTCGCGGTCATCGGAATGGGGCAGATGGGATCCGGGATGGCCGGACGGCTCAAGGAATCCGGCCTTGACGTCGTCGGCTACGACGTCAACGCCGAGCAGCGCGCGCGCCTGACCAAGGACGGTTTTGCGATGGCATCGAGCATCGCGGAGGCGCTGTCAGGCCGTTCGATCGTGCTGACCAGCCTGCCCGACCCGAAAGCAGTGACGGAAGCCTGGCTCGGCGCCGAGGGGATCGTCGCCCATGCCGCCAAGGGCACGCTGTGCATCGAACTCTCGACCATCGATCCGCAGACCATGCGGCAGGCGGCCGAAGCCGCCGCCGCGCGCGGCATCGCGGTGGTCGATTGCCCGGTCAGTGGCAGCCCCAACGAGGCACGCGCCGGCAAGTTGATCCTGATCGCCGGCGGCGACAGGGCCGACGTCACCCGCGCCGAACCGATCCTGAAACTGCTCGGCAACGAGTGGAAATATACCGGCGGCGTCGGCACCGCCAAGGTCGTCAAGATCGTCAACAACATGATGTCGATGGGCAACGTGCTGGTCGCAGCCGAAGCGTTTGCGCTCGGCGTCGCCGCCGGCGTCGAGCCGGAGAAGCTCTACGACGTGCTGTCGGTGAGCGGCGGCCGCTCGCATCATTTCACCAAGCGCTTCCCGAATGCGATCAAGGGCGACTTCTCGCCCGGGTTCAAGATGGAGTTGGGTGAAAAGGACCTCGCGCTCGGCGTCGAGCTCGGGCGCATGACGCGGATGCCGACGCCTTCGGCTTCCGCGACCCGCGAAATGT
- the tcuA gene encoding FAD-dependent tricarballylate dehydrogenase TcuA, with product MREYDVVVAGAGNAALCAAISAHENGARVLVLERAPEAERGGNSYFTAGGFRFVHEGAEDVASDIIPDMTAEERSKIVLPPHSRKFFYDQLMEVTHHQSDEDLANLLIDRSRSTMAWLRSHGIRFVPMYGRQSFLVDGKHHFYGGVNIEAVGGGAGLVEAEMARLEKLGIEIRYGSALIGLVQRPDRVITGVKIRTQQGYSEIATKSVILACGGFESNPEMRVRYLGSGWDLCRVRGTRHNMGEGILAALAIGARPFGNWSSCHACEWDISAPPYGDRWVLDNFQKHSYPLGIMVNINSKRFVDEGEDYRNLTYAKFGREIMNQPRRTAIQIFDQQTVAMLRDEYRIKQVTKVESDTIAGLAEQLELDPVELEKTVSEYNAACGPEPYNPAILDGKAARGISPPKSNWALPINKPPYVAFVTTTGITFTFGGLQINTSGEVQDMTDQSIPGLYAAGELVGGLFYENYPGGTGLMSGSVFGKLAGESAAAYVGAKDKRSVA from the coding sequence ATGAGAGAGTATGACGTTGTGGTCGCCGGTGCCGGAAACGCGGCGCTCTGTGCGGCGATCTCCGCGCACGAAAACGGCGCGCGGGTGCTGGTGCTCGAACGTGCGCCCGAAGCCGAGCGGGGCGGTAACTCCTATTTCACCGCCGGCGGGTTCCGCTTCGTCCACGAAGGCGCGGAAGATGTCGCCTCCGATATCATCCCGGACATGACCGCGGAGGAACGATCCAAGATCGTGCTGCCACCGCACAGCCGCAAATTCTTCTACGACCAGTTGATGGAAGTGACCCACCACCAGTCCGACGAGGACCTGGCCAACCTCCTGATCGACCGCTCGCGTTCGACGATGGCGTGGCTGCGCAGCCATGGCATCCGCTTCGTTCCGATGTACGGTCGCCAGTCGTTCCTGGTCGACGGCAAGCATCATTTCTACGGCGGCGTGAACATCGAAGCCGTCGGCGGCGGCGCTGGCCTGGTCGAGGCCGAAATGGCGCGCCTTGAGAAGCTTGGCATTGAAATCCGCTACGGCTCGGCGTTGATCGGCCTGGTGCAGCGGCCCGACCGCGTGATCACCGGCGTGAAGATCCGGACCCAGCAGGGCTATTCCGAAATTGCGACCAAGTCGGTGATTCTCGCTTGCGGCGGCTTCGAATCCAATCCGGAGATGCGGGTGCGCTATCTCGGATCGGGCTGGGATCTGTGCCGGGTTCGCGGCACGCGCCACAACATGGGCGAAGGTATTCTGGCCGCGCTTGCGATCGGCGCGCGTCCGTTCGGCAACTGGTCGAGCTGTCACGCCTGCGAATGGGACATCTCGGCGCCACCCTATGGCGACCGCTGGGTGCTGGATAATTTCCAGAAGCACTCCTATCCGCTCGGCATCATGGTCAACATCAACAGCAAGCGCTTCGTCGATGAAGGTGAGGACTACCGAAACCTCACTTACGCGAAATTCGGCCGCGAGATCATGAACCAGCCGCGCCGCACCGCGATCCAGATATTCGACCAGCAGACGGTCGCGATGCTGCGCGACGAATACCGCATCAAGCAGGTGACCAAGGTCGAATCGGACACCATCGCCGGCCTCGCCGAGCAGCTCGAGCTCGATCCGGTGGAACTCGAGAAGACCGTCAGCGAGTACAACGCCGCCTGCGGTCCGGAGCCGTACAATCCGGCGATCCTGGACGGCAAGGCCGCCCGCGGCATCTCACCGCCCAAGTCGAACTGGGCGCTGCCGATCAACAAGCCGCCTTACGTCGCCTTCGTGACCACGACCGGCATCACCTTCACGTTCGGCGGTCTGCAGATCAATACCAGCGGCGAAGTGCAGGACATGACCGATCAGTCGATCCCGGGGCTCTATGCCGCCGGCGAGCTGGTGGGTGGCCTGTTCTACGAAAACTATCCGGGCGGC